The following coding sequences are from one Culex quinquefasciatus strain JHB chromosome 1, VPISU_Cqui_1.0_pri_paternal, whole genome shotgun sequence window:
- the LOC119765192 gene encoding uncharacterized protein LOC119765192 isoform X3 gives MVKLVMLISGGLVWTVLISAVFGHAPWNRTFGPDDVGKEQIWEHRNRNFSQYRPGAGSYQNDYKHQHGPWSWNEYRPHHRPPLFNLEESTTVVWPNLDQGSETTTSKFVPLINMRPALGSSSISQSSPVLNLATEKATTTRRPNLTQDVSLQVGNVTSGSTAGLTTTTPKSSIQHNSDDDYDWSALGLEDEAVQNRMSGTKSVIDRLRCRKCRQRKQKNFG, from the exons ATGGTCAAACTGGTTATGCTAATCAGCGGTGGATTGGTTTGGACGGTGCTGATATCGGCCGTGTTTGGACACGCACCGTGGAATCGAACCTTTGGGCCGGACGATGTTGGCAAAGAGCAAATTTGGGAGCatcgaaatcgaaatttctCCCAGTACCGTCCGGGAGCGGGGAGTTACCAGAACGATTACAAGCACCAACATGGACCGTGGAGTTGGAATG AATACAGACCACATCATCGTCCTCCACTGTTCAACCTGGAAGAAAGCACAACCGTTGTGTGGCCAAACCTTGACCAAG GTTCCGAGACTACAACATCGAAGTTCGTTCCCCTAATCAACATGCGACCTGCTTTGGGCAGTTCTTCAATATCTCAAAGTTCTCCAGTTTTAAATT TAGCAACTGAAAAAGCAACAACCACTCGGAGACCAAACCTCACCCAGGATGTGTCCCTTCAAGTGGGAAACGTCACTTCTGGTAGCACTGCCGGattgacgacgacgactccAAAGTCATCGATTCAGCACAACAGTGACGACGATTACGATTGGTCCGCGTTGGGGTTGGAGGATGAAG CAGTTCAAAATCGGATGTCTGGGACAAAATCTGTAATTGATCGATTACGTTGCAGAAAATGTAGGCaaaggaaacaaaaaaatttcggataa
- the LOC119765192 gene encoding uncharacterized protein LOC119765192 isoform X1: MVKLVMLISGGLVWTVLISAVFGHAPWNRTFGPDDVGKEQIWEHRNRNFSQYRPGAGSYQNDYKHQHGPWSWNEYRPHHRPPLFNLEESTTVVWPNLDQGSETTTSKFVPLINMRPALGSSSISQSSPVLNLATEKATTTRRPNLTQDVSLQVGNVTSGSTAGLTTTTPKSSIQHNSDDDYDWSALGLEDEEAVQNRMSGTKSVIDRLRCRKCRQRKQKNFG; this comes from the exons ATGGTCAAACTGGTTATGCTAATCAGCGGTGGATTGGTTTGGACGGTGCTGATATCGGCCGTGTTTGGACACGCACCGTGGAATCGAACCTTTGGGCCGGACGATGTTGGCAAAGAGCAAATTTGGGAGCatcgaaatcgaaatttctCCCAGTACCGTCCGGGAGCGGGGAGTTACCAGAACGATTACAAGCACCAACATGGACCGTGGAGTTGGAATG AATACAGACCACATCATCGTCCTCCACTGTTCAACCTGGAAGAAAGCACAACCGTTGTGTGGCCAAACCTTGACCAAG GTTCCGAGACTACAACATCGAAGTTCGTTCCCCTAATCAACATGCGACCTGCTTTGGGCAGTTCTTCAATATCTCAAAGTTCTCCAGTTTTAAATT TAGCAACTGAAAAAGCAACAACCACTCGGAGACCAAACCTCACCCAGGATGTGTCCCTTCAAGTGGGAAACGTCACTTCTGGTAGCACTGCCGGattgacgacgacgactccAAAGTCATCGATTCAGCACAACAGTGACGACGATTACGATTGGTCCGCGTTGGGGTTGGAGGATGAAG AAGCAGTTCAAAATCGGATGTCTGGGACAAAATCTGTAATTGATCGATTACGTTGCAGAAAATGTAGGCaaaggaaacaaaaaaatttcggataa
- the LOC119765192 gene encoding uncharacterized protein LOC119765192 isoform X2: MVKLVMLISGGLVWTVLISAVFGHAPWNRTFGPDDVGKEQIWEHRNRNFSQYRPGAGSYQNDYKHQHGPWSWNEYRPHHRPPLFNLEESTTVVWPNLDQGSETTTSKFVPLINMRPALGSSSISQSSPVLNSTEKATTTRRPNLTQDVSLQVGNVTSGSTAGLTTTTPKSSIQHNSDDDYDWSALGLEDEEAVQNRMSGTKSVIDRLRCRKCRQRKQKNFG, from the exons ATGGTCAAACTGGTTATGCTAATCAGCGGTGGATTGGTTTGGACGGTGCTGATATCGGCCGTGTTTGGACACGCACCGTGGAATCGAACCTTTGGGCCGGACGATGTTGGCAAAGAGCAAATTTGGGAGCatcgaaatcgaaatttctCCCAGTACCGTCCGGGAGCGGGGAGTTACCAGAACGATTACAAGCACCAACATGGACCGTGGAGTTGGAATG AATACAGACCACATCATCGTCCTCCACTGTTCAACCTGGAAGAAAGCACAACCGTTGTGTGGCCAAACCTTGACCAAG GTTCCGAGACTACAACATCGAAGTTCGTTCCCCTAATCAACATGCGACCTGCTTTGGGCAGTTCTTCAATATCTCAAAGTTCTCCAGTTTTAAATT CAACTGAAAAAGCAACAACCACTCGGAGACCAAACCTCACCCAGGATGTGTCCCTTCAAGTGGGAAACGTCACTTCTGGTAGCACTGCCGGattgacgacgacgactccAAAGTCATCGATTCAGCACAACAGTGACGACGATTACGATTGGTCCGCGTTGGGGTTGGAGGATGAAG AAGCAGTTCAAAATCGGATGTCTGGGACAAAATCTGTAATTGATCGATTACGTTGCAGAAAATGTAGGCaaaggaaacaaaaaaatttcggataa